CCCGAGGATAGTTAAGGTAAGATATTTTTTCAGTCCGGCGACATTTCCCTGTTTAATGGCAGAAAGCCCCTTTACCATCGTGAGACTGCTGACAATAAGCAGGAATGTCATAAAAGCAGTTAGACCTATACCGAGGATCTCTGACGGCACCGGCCAATTCAGACTTGCAACTCTATAAAATGCGTATCCAACGAGCAGTGTTCCAAACGACATCGCGTCCCCCGCGAGAAATAACCACATTCCCAATTTACCCCAACTTTCCGGAGTCAATGGAGAATCGTAACTCTCTTCGAAATTGTTTAGTGTGGTAGTTTCACTCAATTTTCGTTCCCTCCTTGATGTTCAAAGCGTTCTTTCGTTTGTTCGGTTGTGTTCGGAGATGATTTTCGTTTCATAATAATGAAACCTACAATAACAGATCCAATAATTAAAAAGGGCATTCCGGCGAGAATAGAATAAATCGCAATAATGCCGTTACTTCCTCCAGATTCTGCAATCGCTTGAGCACATCCGGGGCAAGCGTAAATAGCTGACGGCGTAATAAGCCATAATAATATTCCCGTTAACAGAATTCTTGCTGTTTTCATTAA
This region of Candidatus Neomarinimicrobiota bacterium genomic DNA includes:
- a CDS encoding cytochrome c oxidase subunit 3, with the protein product MSETTTLNNFEESYDSPLTPESWGKLGMWLFLAGDAMSFGTLLVGYAFYRVASLNWPVPSEILGIGLTAFMTFLLIVSSLTMVKGLSAIKQGNVAGLKKYLTLTILGGVIFLSLQAFEWTHLIGEGLTFSANPWGSSLFGTTFFTITGFHGMHVTGGVIYLSVVLRNSAKGKYSPEDYNGVELVGLYWHFVDLVWILVFTFVYLL